One Pichia kudriavzevii chromosome 3, complete sequence genomic window carries:
- a CDS encoding uncharacterized protein (PKUD0C00470), translated as MNRTLQVLQRYNPTQLLRTGHDASKQSVFSLGKRLTDALELYPVNLVLTNRTRAHGYNLNRIAQDIYTVNSSGCMGDVNDLPTLVDYNVIDGDSNALLLEAFKEQYTCIDIEMGKLLVVSLSEREMTQSTSFLERLCRDYKDAYTMKACILNTHCYPFLKEVSKDSKDTLSSNMYQIAKAGLVCVHRHPNGSLILTQK; from the coding sequence ATGAATCGGACGCTCCAGGTACTGCAGAGGTACAATCCGACACAGCTGCTCCGCACAGGGCATGACGCTTCCAAACAGAGTGTCTTTTCATTGGGGAAGAGGCTGACCGATGCGTTGGAACTGTATCCTGTCAACCTCGTCCTGACCAACAGGACACGTGCACACGGGTACAACTTGAACAGAATAGCGCAAGACATCTACACGGTGAACAGCAGTGGCTGCATGGGGGACGTCAACGATCTTCCGACGCTGGTTGATTACAATGTCATTGACGGCGATTCGAACGCACTGCTATTGGAGGCGTTCAAGGAACAGTACACTTGCATTGACATTGAGATGGGGAAGTTGCTCGTGGTATCGCTGTCGGAGAGAGAAATGACGCAGAGCACCTCTTTCTTGGAGAGGCTGTGTCGAGACTACAAGGACGCATATACTATGAAAGCGTGTATTTTGAATACCCACTGCTATCCCTTCTTGAAAGAGGTGTCCAAGGACTCCAAGGACACTTTGAGTAGCAACATGTATCAGATCGCCAAGGCCGGGCTGGTCTGTGTCCACAGACATCCAAACGGTTCGCTGATTTTGACCCAAAAGTAG
- a CDS encoding uncharacterized protein (PKUD0C00490; similar to Saccharomyces cerevisiae YHL015W (RPS20); ancestral locus Anc_2.550) gives MSAEKKDIEQPQDLNKIRITFTSTNVRALEKVSGLVIRNARREGINKKGPVRMPTKALSIATRKTPNGEGSKTWEHYEMRIHKRYIDLEAPSTLIKKITSLTIEPGVDVEVTVSV, from the coding sequence ATGTCTgcagagaagaaagatatCGAGCAACCACAAGATCTTAACAAGATCAGAATCACCTTCACCTCCACCAATGTCAGAGCATTGGAAAAGGTTTCTGGCTTAGTCATCAGAAACGCTAGAAGAGAAGGTATCAACAAGAAGGGTCCTGTCAGAATGCCAACCAAGGCGCTCTCCATTGCAACCAGAAAGACTCCTAATGGTGAAGGTTCCAAGACCTGGGAACATTATGAAATGAGAATCCACAAGAGATACATTGACTTGGAAGCTCCATCCACCTTGATCAAGAAGATTACTTCCTTGACCATTGAGCCAGGTGTTGATGTCGAAGTCACTGTCTCTGTCTAA
- a CDS encoding uncharacterized protein (PKUD0C00500; similar to Saccharomyces cerevisiae YER039C (HVG1) and YGL225W (VRG4); ancestral locus Anc_3.538), with the protein MSKEKQEAAVNVTPVQGAAPLAAPPSAVARLVNSGPVSILCYCLSSILMTTTNKYVVSGRHFNLNFFLLAIQSIVCLAVIAVLKFFGVITYRSFNTNEAKKWSPIAFLLVIMIYTSSKALKYLAIPVYTIFKNLTIILIAYGEVLWFGGEVTSMALGSFVLMVLSSVIATYGDTDATTGASNLNVGYLWMALNCFSSASFVLFMRKRIKLTNFKDFDTMYYNNLLSIPILLVASLLLEDWSSANIELNFPSNARAAVWTAMIVSGATSVGISYCSGWCIRVTSSTTYSMVGALNKLPIALSGLIFFDAPINFFSISSIFVGFAAGLVYVVAKQKQKEDQARQGQLPK; encoded by the coding sequence ATGTCCAAAGAGAAGCAAGAAGCAGCAGTTAATGTCACCCCCGTCCAGGGAGCAGCTCCATTGGCAGCACCGCCTTCTGCAGTCGCAAGACTGGTCAATTCAGGTCCTGTTTCCATTTTGTGCTATTGTTTATCTTCCATCTTGATGACCACCACCAACAAGTACGTTGTCTCGGGGCGCCACTTCAACTTGaacttcttcctcttgGCCATCCAGTCCATCGTCTGTCTTGCTGTCATTGCCGTCCTGAAGTTCTTTGGCGTTATCACTTACAGAAGCTTCAATACTAATGAGGCTAAAAAATGGTCGCCAATTGCATTTCTTTTGGTCATTATGATCTACACCTCTTCAAAGGCTTTGAAGTATTTGGCCATCCCTGTCTACACCATCTTCAAGAACTTGACCATCATTCTTATTGCATACGGTGAGGTTCTATGGTTTGGTGGTGAAGTCACCTCAATGGCTTTAGGTTCCTTTGTTTTGATGGTTCTATCCTCGGTTATTGCAACTTATGGTGATACTGATGCTACAACAGGCGCTTCCAATTTGAACGTCGGTTACCTATGGATGGCCTTGAATTGCTTCTCCTCTGCTTCCTTTGTCTTGTTCATgagaaagagaatcaaGTTGACCAACtttaaagattttgatacAATGTACTACAATAATTTGTTGTCAATTCCAATCCTATTAGTGGCTTCCCTGCTATTAGAAGATTGGTCTTCTGCTAATATCGAATTGAACTTCCCATCAAATGCTAGAGCAGCAGTCTGGACTGCAATGATTGTCTCTGGTGCTACATCCGTTGGTATCTCCTACTGTTCCGGTTGGTGTATTAGAGTCACCTCTTCTACTACTTACTCCATGGTGGGTGCTTTGAATAAATTGCCAATTGCTTTATCCGgcttgattttctttgacgctccaatcaacttcttctccatctcctccatttttgttggatttgCAGCAGGTTTGGTATACGTTGTCGCAAAGCAAAAGCAAAAGGAAGATCAGGCTAGACAAGGTCAACTACCAAAATAA
- a CDS encoding uncharacterized protein (PKUD0C00480; Pfam Domains: DUF1688(2.2e-183)) has product MRDLIDRPLQEEKMTVPDQVKYLYSIRSVRETNADTAARIRENKLSNFNVNLEKMDGVVDFVCGVIRETYPSNESLGEIPVHGRFQHFNSGDPCRLQNVLDGMKESCDDYELCKRLVDLFVISVLLDAGAGNQWKFTEPNGRLTGRSEGIAIASLYMYTSGVFSEKAGGPLVNGSKLATLTEEELLLGLQVTPENPMTGVQGRLHLLNKLGETLQAKRGLFPDERPGDLVDHFKASAEDGVLDLEVIWDALMELLLPVWPTQGRVQLDGYVLGDAWPLRSKDGGIVTFHKLTQWLAYSLLKPLQDYGGFRVKNVQLLTGLPEYRNGGLFVDLGVLELKPEVYAAGMATALKNGLSVAAYRPEEDVIVEWRSCTICLLDMLLPAVNSQMGITGTKYELTLPQLIEAGSWKSGRAAASARRAHGGPPIELLADGTVF; this is encoded by the coding sequence ATGAGAGACTTGATAGACAGGCCTTtacaagaagagaaaatgaCGGTTCCAGACCAGGTTAAGTATCTCTACAGTATCAGGTCTGTGCGAGAAACAAATGCGGACACTGCTGCTCGTATCAGGGAAAACAAGTTGAGTAACTTCAACGTCAACTTGGAGAAGATGGACGGCGTGGTGGACTTTGTATGCGGAGTCATTCGAGAGACGTATCCCAGCAACGAATCCCTTGGCGAGATTCCAGTGCATGGCCGGTTCCAGCATTTCAACAGTGGAGATCCGTGTCGATTACAGAATGTGTTGGATGGCATGAAAGAGTCGTGCGATGACTACGAGCTCTGCAAGAGACTCGTTGATTTGTTTGTGATTAGCGTGTTGCTCGATGCCGGTGCCGGCAACCAGTGGAAGTTCACTGAGCCCAATGGACGTTTGACAGGGAGGTCTGAAGGTATTGCCATTGCCAGTTTGTACATGTACACCTCTGGGGTGTTCTCTGAGAAGGCCGGCGGGCCATTAGTGAATGGGTCCAAATTGGCGACCTTAACGGAGGAGGAGTTACTGTTGGGACTGCAAGTGACGCCGGAGAACCCCATGACGGGGGTGCAAGGCCGGCTACACCTCCTCAACAAGCTCGGAGAGACGCTACAAGCCAAGAGGGGGCTGTTCCCCGACGAGCGGCCTGGGGATCTGGTTGACCATTTCAAGGCCAGTGCCGAAGACGGTGTGCTTGACCTTGAGGTTATATGGGATGCGCTAATGGAGCTGTTGCTACCGGTGTGGCCCACCCAAGGGCGGGTCCAACTAGACGGGTATGTTCTAGGAGACGCCTGGCCGCTACGGAGCAAGGATGGAGGTATAGTTACTTTCCACAAGTTGACGCAATGGCTAGCATACTCTCTTTTGAAGCCGTTACAAGATTATGGCGGCTTCAGGGTCAAGAATGTCCAATTATTGACTGGGTTGCCCGAGTATCGGAATGGGGGGTTGTTTGTGGATCTTGGGGTGCTGGAATTGAAGCCCGAGGTTTATGCTGCCGGCATGGCGACAGCGTTAAAGAATGGGCTAAGTGTTGCTGCGTACCGGCCGGAAGAGGATGTGATTGTCGAGTGGAGGTCGTGTACCATTTGTTTATTGGACATGCTGCTACCTGCTGTGAACAGCCAGATGGGTATTACCGGCACCAAGTACGAGTTGACATTACCGCAGCTCATTGAGGCTGGCAGCTGGAAGTCCGGAAGAGCTGCAGCGTCTGCCCGGAGGGCCCATGGAGGTCCGCCAATTGAGTTGTTGGCGGATGGAACTGTCTTTTGA
- a CDS encoding uncharacterized protein (PKUD0C00460; similar to Saccharomyces cerevisiae YJR072C (NPA3); ancestral locus Anc_1.523): MPATIICVGMAGSGKTTFMQRLNSHLHQKKTPPYVVNLDPAVLKVPFGCNIDIRDSINYKKVMENYNLGPNGAIVTSLNLFSTKIDQVLEIIKKRSGDFKHCIVDTPGQIECFVWSASGSIITEAFATENPTVLAYIIDTPRSSSPTTFMSNMLYACSILYKTKLPMIVVFNKTDVRSADFAKEWMTDFEAFQDSLRTNAELNDETSNGSGYMGSLINSMSLMLEEFYSTLDVVSTSAYTGEGFDDFLDAVDKKVDEYNEFYQKERERVIAEKKEKEKREKERQLSHLMKDLGIKDKQKKKQTDEKAEKGERENVDVLSDIEDEIEQDEKDGYEHGLIDLESSEREYTFQEDRNGELRDDANASEVAKSIKDRYQQAFEATAKTASSDIAADIAKYINGQ; encoded by the coding sequence atgCCAGCGACAATTATATGTGTGGGGATGGCGGGGTCTGGCAAGACGACATTTATGCAACGGTTAAACTCGCATTTGCACCAGAAGAAGACGCCGCCATACGTGGTCAATCTCGATCCAGCCGTGTTGAAGGTACCATTTGGATGCAATATAGACATCAGGGACTCTATCAATTACAAGAAGGTGATGGAGAATTACAATTTGGGTCCCAACGGTGCCATTGTGACGTCGTTGAATCTCTTCAGCACCAAGATTGACCAGGTGTTGGAGATCATCAAGAAGAGAAGTGGGGATTTTAAGCACTGTATAGTGGACACGCCGGGACAGATTGAGTGTTTTGTTTGGAGTGCATCAGGGTCGATCATAACGGAGGCGTTTGCAACGGAAAATCCGACGGTGTTGGCGTATATTATCGATACGCCAAGATCGTCGAGTCCAACGACCTTTATGTCCAACATGCTCTATGCGTGCTCGATCCTCTACAAGACAAAGCTACCGATGATTGTTGTCTTCAACAAGACCGATGTGCGGAGCGCCGACTTTGCCAAGGAATGGATGACGGACTTTGAGGCCTTTCAAGATAGTCTGAGGACCAATGCGGAACTGAACGACGAAACGTCCAATGGTTCTGGGTATATGGGCTCGCTGATAAACTCCATGAGCTTGATGTTGGAGGAGTTCTATTCGACCTTGGATGTTGTTAGTACCTCTGCCTACACGGGCGAAGGGTTTGACGATTTCCTCGATGCTGTTGATAAGAAAGTTGACGAGTATAACGAGTTTTACCAGAAGGAGAGGGAGAGGGTCATAGcggagaagaaggagaaggagaagagagagaaggaGAGGCAGTTATCGCATCTGATGAAGGACTTGGGGATCAAGGAcaagcaaaagaagaagcagaCGGACGAGAAGGCCGAGAagggagagagagagaatGTTGATGTGTTATCggatattgaagatgagaTAGAACAGGACGAGAAGGACGGCTATGAGCATGGTCTCATTGACTTGGAGAGTTCGGAGCGAGAATACACGTTCCAGGAGGACAGAAACGGAGAGCTAAGAGACGATGCAAATGCTTCCGAAGTTGCAAAGTCCATCAAAGACAGATACCAGCAAGCCTTTGAGGCCACTGCGAAAACTGCCTCTAGTGATATAGCAGCAGATATTGCCAAATACATTAATGGccaatga
- a CDS encoding uncharacterized protein (PKUD0C00440; similar to Saccharomyces cerevisiae YGL238W (CSE1); ancestral locus Anc_3.561) translates to MSDINTVVQVLEKSVDPKFAKDAETMLKSMEAQPGFPITLLHVVANENVQHSSRLAAALYFKNLIKRKWINEAGEYQISMDDVKMIKSEIVGLMIMLPDSLQLQIGEAISLIAESEFPNMWTELIDELVSKLTLEDLVVNKGVLKVAHSIFKRWRPLFRSDELFLEIKMVLDKFAVPFLAMLKNVDSLIDASLQDANKLKLLFENLLLLVKIYYDLNCQDIPEFFEDNLNEGMSILLKYLTFHSTLLEDQDEDEDMDLVIQVKINICELIQLYTTRYEEEFQKYIEGSIQIVWDLLNNISTQPKNDILVSKALQYMTCVVALSNYQQLFSNEEAVKKITELIILPNITLRESDLEMFEDDPIEYTRRDLEGSDVDSRRRAATDFLRALKESNENLTTSIMMSYINHYLSLYNENPRENWKFKDISIYLFCSIASKGSITTSAGITSTNLLVDVIKFFGDFIYPDLVGEVSSPILKVDSIKYIYIFRNQLTKEQLIETLPLLTSNFNDLNYVVYTYTSITIEKILSLRNPMNHQELLFSKSDFTVEVLNNMLMNLFKLISKMGSTPEKLSENEFLMKCIMRILLISEDSLKGSIVGILQELIKIEELISKNPSNPKFSHYTFESICIILKYNKENITDFFAFLKAPLFSILGQDIQEFIPYAFQILAYILESYPKEQEMPIEYEQLIRPLCSPQVWEFKGNIPAIKRLLSAIIEYKPSAFQTSEDITPILGIFQKLIISKVNDILGFEFLETILISIDINSLKPFLNQIFIIILTRLKTYRTDKFVKRFIVFLSKLSSLELNPELNKNQWNSSVVIGIFESIQAGLFEQILNNFILSSITKFNNLIDKKILVVGLTNLIVENYPTINDSEIAKIFSELLKLLNSDSIENYKSINENAEIMLELEVDDLSFGSSFNKLNIIQLKPLDPISGNIRDKSTLVEFFKMKIQSVDHQYLFQLIQSLDDECKSAVSALGIA, encoded by the coding sequence ATGTCAGACATCAACACAGTGGTTCAAGTATTGGAGAAATCAGTTGACCCGAAGTTTGCCAAGGATGCGGAAACTATGTTGAAAAGTATGGAAGCTCAACCTGGGTTCCCAATTACTTTACTACATGTTGTCGCAAATGAGAATGTACAGCATTCGAGTAGATTAGCTGCGGCTTTATACTTCAAGAACTTAATCAAGCGTAAATGGATCAATGAGGCAGGCGAATATCAGATTTCAATGGATGATGTCAAAATGATCAAGTctgaaattgttggattgATGATCATGTTGCCTGATTCATTACAACTTCAAATTGGGGAGGCAATTAGTTTGATTGCGGAAAGTGAGTTCCCAAATATGTGGACAGAGTTGATAGATGAATTGGTCAGTAAATTGACGTTGGAAGATTTAGTTGTTAATAAGGGAGTCTTGAAAGTTGCACATTCGATCTTCAAGAGGTGGAGGCCATTGTTTAGATCTGATGAattatttcttgaaatcaaaatggTTCTAGATAAATTTGCAGTACCATTTTTGGCAATGCTTAAAAACGTTGATTCCTTAATTGACGCAAGTTTGCAAGATGCcaataaattgaagttATTGTTTGAGAATCTATTATTGTTGGTCAAAATTTACTACGACTTGAACTGCCAAGATATTcctgaattttttgaagataATCTAAACGAGGGCATGTCCATCCTATTGAAATACTTGACTTTCCATAGCACTCTCTTGGAAGATCAGGATGAAGACGAGGATATGGATTTAGTCATTCAGGTCAAGATCAACATTTGTGAACTAATTCAACTCTATACTACTAGATATGAGGAAGAGTTCCAAAAGTATATAGAAGGTTCCATCCAGATTGTTTGGGACTTATTGAATAATATTTCTACCCAACCGAAGAATGATATATTGGTTTCCAAGGCATTACAATACATGACATGCGTTGTTGCGTTGTCAAACTATCAACAACTGTTCAGCAATGAAGAGGCAgtcaaaaaaattacaGAGTTGATCATTTTACCAAACATTACTTTAAGAGAGAGTGACCTGGAGATGTTCGAGGATGATCCAATCGAATACACAAGAAGAGATCTAGAAGGCTCCGATGTTGATAGCCGTAGAAGAGCAGCAACAGATTTTTTAAGAGcattgaaagaatcaaaCGAAAACTTGACAACCAGCATTATGATGAGTTACATCAACCATTACCTTTCATTGTATAACGAGAATCCAAGggaaaattggaaattcaaGGATATTTCGATCTATCtcttttgttcaattgcATCGAAGGGTTCAATCACCACATCAGCGGGGATCACAAGTACAAATTTATTAGTAGAtgttatcaaatttttcgGCGATTTTATCTATCCAGATTTAGTTGGTGAAGTGTCTTCgccaattttgaaagttgaTTCAATTAAATACATTTACATTTTCAGAAACCAACTAACAAAAGAACAACTAATTGAGACATTACCATTATTAACAAGCAACTTCAATGATCTCAACTATGTTGTTTATACATACACGTCGATTACTATTGAGAAAATTCTATCCCTAAGGAACCCAATGAATCATCAAGAGCTCTTATTTTCGAAATCTGATTTTACAGTTGAGGTTTTAAATAATATGTTGATGAACTTATTCAAATTGATCTCTAAGATGGGGTCAACTCCTGAAAAACTATCCGAAAATGAGTTTTTGATGAAGTGTATCATGAGAATTTTGTTGATCAGTGAGGATAGTTTGAAGGGTTCAATAGTTGGAATTTTACAGGAATTAattaaaattgaagaattgatcTCTAAGAATCCGTCCAATCCAAAGTTTTCACATTACACATTTGAGTCGATCTGTATTATCCTCAAGTAcaacaaggaaaatatAACCGatttctttgcatttttaAAAGCACCGCTTTTTAGCATTTTAGGTCAAGATATCCAGGAATTCATACCATATGCATTCCAGATCTTGGCTTACATTCTTGAGTCGTACCCTAAGGAGCAAGAAATGCCAATTGAGTATGAACAATTGATCAGGCCATTATGTTCGCCACAAGTTTGGGAGTTCAAGGGTAACATTCCGGCAATTAAGAGGCTATTAAGCGCAATTATAGAGTATAAGCCATCGGCGTTCCAAACAAGTGAAGACATTACACCTATTTTAggtattttccaaaagttGATCATATCAAAAGTCAATGATATTTTaggttttgaatttttagAGACGATATTGATCTCTATTGATATCAATTCGTTGAAGCCATTCTTGAACCAGatttttattatcattCTAACCAGATTAAAGACATACAGGACCGACAAGTTTGTCAAGAGgtttattgttttcttgagTAAACTTTCAAGCTTAGAGTTAAACCCAGAGCTGAATAAGAACCAATGGAATAGCAGTGTAGTGATTGGGATATTTGAGAGCATCCAAGCAGGATTATTTGAACagattttgaataattttattttatccTCAATTACAAAGTTTAACAACTTAATCGATAAAAAGATATTGGTTGTTGGATTGACCAATTTGATTGTGGAAAACTATCCGACGATTAATGACAGTGAGATTGCTAAAATTTTCAGTGAATTGCTCAAGTTGTTAAATAGTGATTCGattgaaaactataaatcaatcaatgaGAATGCAGAGATTATGCTAGAgcttgaagttgatgatcTCTCATTTGGCTCTAGCTTCAACAAGTTGAATATAATTCAGTTGAAACCACTCGATCCCATCAGTGGCAACATCAGGGACAAGAGCACacttgttgaattttttaagATGAAAATTCAATCAGTTGATCATCAGTACTTGTTCCAATTGATTCAATCTCTAGATGACGAATGCAAGTCTGCTGTGTCTGCCCTAGGCATAGCATAA
- a CDS encoding uncharacterized protein (PKUD0C00450; similar to Saccharomyces cerevisiae YGL237C (HAP2); ancestral locus Anc_3.560): MDDSLNIPVQHYYQQQDFMTDQTHLHGLGSTLESINNVMDPTNTNGDAGMAQHQQAFHNSHLLQLHHQQMQQQQQQQQHQQQQHQQQHPFGHQDINTVNDQLHQLPDDHVRDQQEGLVSEQSMEQQTSTDQPYYVNAKQYHRILKRRIARAKLEEHLKIQRVRKPYLHESRHKHAMRRPRGQGGRFLTAAEIAELEKKEREKENGKELEKDTELEKDKELEKDKEPEKDKENGVELEKVPGADAVKNINGTVDDTNTNDDIKGSGYVDNNTAVNSSTENNNTETNNDNRSASNNELPHSAESKPNIKQETPLEYPK; the protein is encoded by the coding sequence ATGGACGACTCGCTGAACATTCCCGTGCAACATTACTACCAGCAACAGGATTTCATGACCGACCAGACCCATCTTCATGGTCTAGGTTCGACGTTAGAGTCAATCAACAATGTCATGGATCCAACAAACACCAATGGTGATGCCGGTATGGCACAGCATCAGCAGGCCTTCCATAATAGCCATCTTTTGCAGCTCCACCATCAGCAAAtgcaacagcagcaacagcagcaacaacatcaacaacaacaacatcaacaacaacatccatTTGGCCATCAGGATATAAACACAGTAAACGACCAGCTGCATCAGCTTCCCGACGACCATGTGCGAGATCAGCAGGAAGGTCTTGTGTCCGAGCAGTCCATGGAACAGCAGACAAGTACGGACCAACCGTACTATGTTAATGCAAAACAGTACCATCGGATTTTAAAGAGACGAATTGCACGTGCCAAGCTCGAGGAACACTTGAAGATCCAAAGGGTTCGGAAACCGTATCTCCACGAGTCTAGGCACAAGCATGCAATGCGTAGACCAAGAGGACAGGGCGGTAGGTTCTTAACTGCAGCTGAAATTGCAgaacttgagaaaaaagagagggAGAAGGAGAACGGAAAGGAGCTCGAGAAGGACACAGAGCTCGAGAAGGACAAAGAGCTCGAGAAGGACAAAGAGCCCGAAAAGGACAAGGAGAATGGAGTAGAGCTGGAAAAGGTTCCAGGTGCAGATGCCGTGAAGAACATCAACGGTACTGTCGATGATACCAACACCAATGACGATATAAAGGGAAGTGGATATGTGGATAACAACACAGCGGTAAATAGCAGCACggaaaacaacaacacagaaacaaataatGATAACCGCTCTGCATCGAATAATGAGCTTCCCCACTCAGCAGAGAGTAAGCCTAATatcaaacaagaaaccCCCTTggaatatccaaaataa
- a CDS encoding uncharacterized protein (PKUD0C00510; similar to Saccharomyces cerevisiae YFR047C (BNA6); ancestral locus Anc_3.563) — translation MYNKENIGAIFRYGMIVPLLIFFSNLMAPSPQGKDNLVCNIETTPLTMTDYSHLLPVSARWKQQITDFLSEDIPSFDYGGFVVGNAQKTASLYMKSPGVICGIPFLQEVYDQCHVTVEWQCKEGEYRDPSAESSNGKIIVAKLSGESKNLLQAERVALNLMSRLSGIASESREITELAKDSGYGGIIAGTRKTTPGLRIMEKYAMLVGGADMHRFDLSSMIMLKDNHIWSTGSITNAIKNAKRVGGFAIKVEIEVQSLEEAIEAIEAGGDIIMLDNFQGEELTKVAKQLKDMFTGKRHFLLECSGGLTKMNIKEYLCNEIDIYSTSSIHQGTPAVDFSMKIDK, via the coding sequence atgtacaacaaagaaaacattggTGCGATTTTTAGGTATGGCATGATAGTTccattattgatttttttttccaatttgatGGCTCCTTCCCCACAAGGTAAAGATAACCTTGTTTGTAATATTGAAACAACGCCATTGACCATGACCGACTACTCCCACCTATTACCTGTCTCTGCACGTtggaaacaacaaattaCAGATTTTTTGAGTGAAGACATCCCTAGTTTTGACTACGGAGGGTTTGTTGTTGGGAATGCACAGAAGACTGCGTCATTGTATATGAAATCGCCAGGTGTCATCTGCGGTATCCCATTTTTACAGGAAGTTTACGACCAATGCCATGTCACTGTTGAGTGGCAGTGTAAAGAGGGTGAATATAGAGATCCCTCTGCGGAGTCAAGCAATGGGAAGATTATTGTTGCAAAGTTGAGCGGTGAATCAAAGAACCTGTTACAAGCTGAGAGAGTTGCACTCAATTTAATGTCACGATTATCCGGAATTGCCAGTGAGAGTAGGGAAATTACTGAGTTGGCCAAGGATTCTGGATATGGCGGGATAATTGCAGGTACGAGAAAGACAACACCTGGCTTACGGATCATGGAGAAATATGCCATGCTAGTTGGTGGAGCAGACATGCACCGTTTTGACTTATCGAGCATGATCATGCTAAAGGACAACCATATTTGGTCTACTGGCTCGATCACCAACGCCATTAAAAATGCGAAAAGAGTAGGTGGTTTTGCCATTAAggttgaaattgaagtcCAATCGTTGGAAGAAGCTATTGAGGCGATTGAAGCTGGTGGTGATATAATCATGTTGGATAACTTCCAGGGGGAGGAGTTGACCAAAGTTGCCAAGCAATTGAAGGATATGTTTACGGGTAAGAGGCATTTTTTACTTGAGTGCAGTGGTGGGCTAACTAAGATGAACATCAAGGAATATCTATGTAACGAAATCGACATTTATTCAACGAGTTCCATCCATCAAGGTACGCCGGCAGTTGACTTTAGTATGAAGATAGATAAATAG